The following are from one region of the Cyanobium gracile PCC 6307 genome:
- the lptC gene encoding LPS export ABC transporter periplasmic protein LptC yields the protein MTLPLPARRWRLSALLVLLLTGCGRSDVARETAPTPFVFRSLDLRQQDVFGRPNWELTSPEARYDLRRRVARALQPRGVIYSDGKPAYRVEASTGTVINDGAVILLEGRIRLQRLGKEPVMIQGSRVRWLPSRNLMEIDRHPEGFDPHTRLSAERATFRLDKDTLELQGKPQLQRWAQAFDPFRANPVGAPQILVTVASVLWQPGSGALTARGPVLGERRPPGSASNRPLQTLTATSLVGNTRTQLFNLGPPVLFSDPAVAGGASARGKALQVDAGQHLVRIPSGCFLQQDGASLEARSCSWNWQTQAVTADGSVLLQRPASRQLTRGSVLRGQLGNKGAVVVTNPGGRVFSQFQVPPSTTPPRPVAPRPKPEPIRL from the coding sequence TTGACGCTTCCTCTCCCCGCGCGACGCTGGCGCCTGTCGGCCCTGCTGGTGCTGCTGCTCACGGGCTGCGGCCGCAGCGACGTCGCCCGCGAGACGGCGCCCACCCCCTTTGTCTTCCGTTCCCTGGATCTGCGCCAGCAGGATGTGTTCGGCCGGCCCAACTGGGAACTCACCAGCCCCGAGGCCCGCTACGACCTGCGCCGCCGCGTCGCCCGGGCCCTGCAGCCCCGCGGCGTGATCTACAGCGACGGCAAGCCGGCCTACCGGGTGGAGGCCTCCACCGGCACCGTGATCAATGACGGGGCCGTGATCCTGCTGGAGGGGCGGATCCGGCTGCAGCGGCTCGGGAAGGAGCCGGTGATGATCCAGGGCTCCCGGGTGCGCTGGCTTCCCTCCCGCAACCTGATGGAGATCGACCGCCATCCGGAAGGGTTCGACCCCCACACCCGGCTCTCCGCCGAGCGGGCCACGTTCCGCCTCGACAAGGACACCCTGGAGCTCCAGGGCAAGCCCCAGCTGCAGCGCTGGGCCCAGGCCTTCGATCCCTTCCGGGCCAACCCCGTCGGCGCCCCCCAGATCCTTGTGACGGTGGCCTCGGTGCTTTGGCAACCCGGCAGTGGTGCCCTCACCGCCCGCGGGCCGGTGCTGGGGGAACGCCGCCCGCCGGGCTCGGCCTCCAACCGCCCGCTCCAGACCCTCACCGCCACCTCACTGGTCGGCAACACCCGGACGCAGCTGTTCAACCTCGGACCGCCGGTGCTGTTCAGCGACCCGGCCGTGGCCGGCGGCGCCAGCGCCCGGGGCAAGGCCCTGCAGGTGGACGCCGGCCAGCATCTGGTGCGGATCCCCTCGGGCTGCTTCCTGCAGCAGGACGGCGCCAGCCTCGAGGCCCGCAGCTGCTCCTGGAACTGGCAGACCCAGGCGGTCACCGCCGATGGCTCGGTGCTGCTGCAGCGGCCGGCCAGCCGCCAGCTCACCCGCGGCAGCGTGCTGCGGGGCCAGCTGGGGAACAAGGGGGCCGTGGTGGTCACCAACCCCGGCGGTCGGGTGTTCAGCCAGTTCCAGGTGCCGCCGTCGACGACACCTCCTCGGCCGGTGGCGCCGCGCCCGAAACCCGAGCCAATTCGCCTGTGA